gagctacgaattttacacatgttgaacctctctataaacttcaaaaacgaatactaaaaataataggcttcaaggagaatcaattccccacgaacattcttttcaaggacagtaaagtactgagtgtaagacaactctacatccaggctatcatcacgcgaatgaggagaaacaacgaacacataagactggcagatcataaccatcaaacaaggcagagaaacacgtattcaatagtaccaaggatgaacactacatttgggcaaagaaactacacatatttgggaccaaaaatttataattcaataccaagttacattagggaagaattcaatagacacaggttcaagaaaagtttattttcctggttggttgatattggagtggaaaattgtgaaaatttagttagactgtaaatattgaaactatttattcttcattccactctttactgtttttcatttttctaaaaataacctttcttattattatccttaatagaacattaatatttatttactaattccataattttgtttgtttgtattatacatttttactaattttattataaaaaactttaatcccatatcagtgaatgaagtttgtaaatagtaattattacacgcaataagcaactaattacttataccccaacacatataatatatagtggggtgtatatttattcattaaaattatcatttattcattgttgaaacaccgctgatttatgtagttatattacaatactatattatcaatattctaatgttgcattcaatcttcattgtaattaataagttttcataatatgtgaaatttgctgcataattggctgttgtactgtaatttattgtagattcgtgtatgaaccagaatgtattgtaacttacttgaataaataaaatttgaatttgaatttgataagtGACGTCGTTCGGCCCCTCGAAATAAACTCCTAATAGCCGCCTCTCTTATTTGGAAAGTCCAGAAAGTTGGTTATGTATTATAATTTAaaccatttattcattaatgcTCATGTTTTCCTAGTTTTATCCCAACCTAGCAAATAATAACAGTTTAGTTTGTTGAAacatcaacttgataaatagcCTACTTCTAatgataaatctataatataataaaggaaggaatcggcttatacatgttggggataggaaatacacaaacgacgcatcatcacgtctcaactactcaactgattaacttgaaatgttgcttatagattctttatttactgaggatggttataggcctttttCAAATCGTTCAAGATCTTAGTAGGTAGATTTTGTAAAGTTTTCAGTTGCCAGGGTTCACGGGTTACACCTGCTAATGGACAATTATTTGCTCTTTAAATATGAGTGCTCTACAGTAAGATTGTAAACTTTAATTATATGTGTCTGTTTTTGCAGTGACTCAATGTGGATTGTGAAGACACAGAAGGGGACGCATttggatcttgaatcatgaatgTTGAATCTTGATGCTCACAGAAAAGGAAGTCAACCAGACAGGTGGGACACACAACTTAAGTTACTTATTCTCAGTTATAATTAAGTATACTTACTTAAGGATTGAGACCACAATAGGAGGCATAAAGTcccttgataattttgaaaacagagacgttatagtgaggtccacgttataatggcagtggaggaaagtaggagaacaacgttgccaattatctgccttgtcactgccttctgaaGAGGATAGCTTGGTCAATTTTACCACCAACTTTGGTCAATATCTATAGTTAGTTCCTAAAggtagtggagaaaaatagaagaacaacattgccaataattatacataaatatcagatgtactggtatcagctatcctcttcaaaagacagagaattggcaacgttgttcttctatttttctagtggaaaaagataggagaacagtagGGCCGATTCTgtaccttctatagaggatagctgataccgttaAGCCTATATCTGAtctgatatcaactgttcattcttgttaaaaataattaaattattaaaataattaaaatatttcatttgggATTCCATCCCTTCCAGTTAGGCCGCAACTCCACCTCAGCATCTTCATTTCAGTGACCTCCAATCTGTGTTCATGGGCTTTCTTAACTGCCCAGGCCTCCGCTCCGTATGTCAACGCGGGCCGCACGACACGACTGTTTTATAGATTTTGCCCTTAAGTTTTTCATTCCTTCTATCACAAAGTATTGCAGTCATTTTCCtccaattcatcaattaatttacTAGATGTGCTATTTCGTTGGCCTGTTCTCCGTCTGCATCAAAGGTTGAGCCCAGCTAATAAGAGTATAGAAACTCTAACTTGTACTAAACATGATTATTTCAAGTATGCATTGTGATGATCTATgaattaatttctattatacattattcattatctcatttccattttcatatGATGTGTCTGATAATTCGTGAACTgtgattccattcattcatctgtgaatttattatattgtcaTCCAATTTATCTATGTTCTGTTACAGGctctgaaaattgatgaaatggaaCAAATTATTTGGACAAGACACTAGAAAAATTCTACTCGGTCGGTTTTGTAATCATACCTCAAGATACTTGCGAGATCTTCGTCTGCACtgcactagcatttcaggtaaTTATCCAACTAGCCTActattttgtattcatttcagtgacaaatattcatttgtaccgtaaatgaataaatgaatatcacaACTGAAATAGAGAGCAAACCTTTGTTtaggaggaaattaaaagactcGAATAGTGCTTTTACAGTGCTACAGAACTTTTCGAATCAAGACAAGTTGAACTCATGATTGCTGTGTTCAGAAATAAAAGTATTAATTCAACATCATATCTATGCTACTTTATTGTATATAACAATTGTAAATATATGATTGTTATGGTGACTTACTCAGTTATGTACATGCAGAAATTAagcatatttttaataacacagTGTTATGATGTGGCAATTTAATATCTGGGTAGAATGGATCCCTGcaagccattttttaaaaatatacagCAATTTGACTCTTCACTGTTTATTAATGCTGCAGGCTCTTACTTTTCAAAGATATCTTGAATATATTAGATCTAATAAGCGATCTACATGAGCACTTTACTAGAGAGTGTATTCAAGTTGATACCGGTCAGGCTTTTTATTCGGTTGAGGAGATGTTAACTGGTGAAattccattataatattgtttgaatgCCAGACATTATAGTAATCATCGGTTAAAACATGACATGATAAATTGACGGTAGGTACCACATATACTGACTGTGTAGAAAACATATACTCCCTATGTAAATAATTACCTTGACTTGTTAGCCtataatgtgtattattttgtgTTACTAGTTTCTGTGTTTGTATCAACTATTCATATGACTACTcgtacagtccgggtcctgtagctttttTCTTATCGGTGGAGGGCCACTAGACTTCAATACtaccctttcaaaaacatccaacatttttgaaaatgtatcttttcataagcaacagaagctctttttcatcttttcaaaagcaacttgttgcatccgaaaagatatacaaggagcatttcggagttacgtccttttagcacaacacagcctgtcagctgacattcgttcaacaagctctttccattgttggtgatacgttgcagctctctcattcatgaagaatctctgtgtgtagggagcttcctccatctagggatctagggtctctaaagcctgatgtttttgcaacgCCGTAATTATTTccttgcctatatgccgtttcaaagcTATGGGATGCGTACTGTACAACATATATGAATATACTAAAACCCTAAATTCCGTCCTgcatatatagtatatagataAACGTGACGTGTGGTTAATGTGGTAATTTGTTGTTTGCAGGGTTTGTTGGAGGCGAACGACATCCACAACAATGGGATAGCGGGGTTCGGGCGCCAACCCGACAGTGACAGTGGTGCACTGCGAGATCCACCACGGACAGACGGGTGGCTTGTACGGGCTCGGCCAGTTCATCGACAACCGCATCCATTCCCACAGCAACCCCACCGCAACGAGATCTACAACGGCCATCAGGGTGGCGTCTTCATCTTGGGCGAAGGCCGCGGCTTGATCGAGCATAACAATATCTATGGTGAGTGAATTGCAAACATCACTATGTTATGCCTACTCCTCAGTCGCTGGCCCGCGTTGGTCTTGCCATCTACACTGCAATGTGGCCAGTGCCCAATCAAGGCCAGCGTCAAACAATACATGCAcaatggaaactcggctagaaTCGTGACgtcaaaatccgccatcttgaaagaaagccAATCTAGCCAGTGCCGCCCAGAGTGGCAATGATTTAGCCAGTTCTTCTGTCCTATTACATCAGCTGTTCAACTTTGTCGCCTTGACAAAATGTAGCTTGTATCAGAATTTATAAGagtttttccaatcacttgataaatcaaaattattcattatatcacaaatattttattcgatAATTTATTAGATACTCATTTACACAGAAAAATCAGCAAAACAAACGACAAAACAGGCATTGGTTGACtggtgtggatgggtggtttggccttcattggcctaCGGTGGGGGGCTGGCCTCCGCTCGAGAAAAATTGGAGCGAtggccaatgaaggccagcgctggcaaactACCCATCGACACACTGGCGGTGGTcatcattgggccaacatgtggctGCGGCATAAGGACCCTTATTACTGCCTTGGCGGCTCCACCGGTTTATTACCGCGTGTCAGCGCGTTCTACTGACTGCTACAAGTCACCACCAGGTTTCTAGTGGTCGGTGATATCTGTATTCGCCTCACGTGTTTGTGCTGTCCACGTTCGCAGCAGATGATGTCGAATCGATGACATGAATCATTTTGTAGTGGGATAGCACTAGGTGAACTAGAGACTCGACTGCACTGGATATAGAGTGCTGTCTTTGAGTCTTTCAACCCGGCTCACCCTGAGGGTTGAAGGTTGGGGCCGGCAACGATAAGATAGCCTTGGATGCAGTAGCTAGATTTTAGGAGTTGATAAGTGACGTCGTTCGGCCCCTCGAAATAAACTCCTAATAGCCGCCTCTCTTATTTGGAAAGTCCAGAAAGTTGGTTATGTATTATAATTTAaaccatttattcattaatgcTCATGTTTTCCTAGTTTTATCCCAACCTAGCAAATAATAACAGTTTAGTTTGTTGAAacatcaacttgataaatagcCTACTTCTAatgataaatctataatataataaaggaaggaatcggcttatacatgttGGGGATGGAAATACACaaacgacgcatcatcacgtctcaactactcaactgattaacttgaaatgttgcttatagattctttatttactgaggatggttataggcctttttCAAATCGTTCAAGATCTTAGTAGGTAGATTTTGTAAAGTTTTCAGTTGCCAGGGTTCACGGGTTACACCTGCTAATGGACAATTATTTGCTCTTTAAATATGAGTGCTCTACAGTAAGATTGTAAACTTTAATTATATGTGTCTGTTTTTGCAGTGACTCAATGTGGATTGTGAAGACACAGAAGGGGACGCATttggatcttgaatcatgaatgTTGAATCTTGATGCTCACAGAAAAGGAAGTCAACCAGACAGGTGGGACACACAACTTAAGTTACTTATTCTCAGTTATAATTAAGTATACTTACTTAAGGATTGAGACCACAATAGGAGGCATAAAGTcccttgataattttgaaaacagagacgttatagtgaggtccacgttataatggcagtggaggaaagtaggagaacaacgttgccaattatctgccttgtcactgccttctgaaGAGGATAGCTTGGTCAATTTTACCACCAACTTTGGTCAATATCTATAGTTAGTTCCTAAAggtagtggagaaaaatagaagaacaacattgccaataattatacataaatatcagatgtactggtatcagctatcctcttcaAAAGACAgagattggcaacgttgttcttctatttttctagtggaaaagataggagaacagtagGGCCGATTCTgtaccttctatagaggatagctgataccgttaAGCCTATATCTGAtctgatatcaactgttcattcttgttaaaaataattaattaattaatttaataattattatttcatttgggATTCCATCCCTTCCAGTTAGGCCGCAACTCCACCTCAGCATCTTCATTTCAGTGACCTCCAATCTGTGTTCATGGGCTTTCTTAACTGCCCAGGCCTCCGCTCCGTATGTCAACGCGGGCCGCACGACACGACTGTTTTATAGATTTTGCCCTTAAGTTTTTCATTCCTTCTATCACAAAGTATTGCAGTCATTTTCCtccaattcatcaattaatttacTAGATGTGCTATTTCGTTGGCCTGTTCTCCGTCTGCATCAAAGGTTGAGCCCAGCTAATAAGAGTATAGAAACTCTAACTTGTACTAAACATGATTATTTCAAGTATGCATTGTGATGATCTATgaattaatttctattatacattattcattatctcatttccattttcatatGATGTGTCTGATAATTCGTGAACTgtgattccattcattcatctgtgaatttattatattgtcaTCCAATTTATCTATGTTCTGTTACAGGCTCTGGAAATTGATGAAATGGAACAAATTATTTGGACAAGACACTAGAAAAATTCTACTCGGTCGGTTTTGTAATCATACCTCAAGATACTTGCGAGATCTTCGTCTGCACtgcactagcatttcaggtaaTTATCCAACTAGCCTActattttgtattcatttcagtgacaaatattcatttgtaccgtaaatgaataaatgaatatcacaACTGAAATAGAGAGCAAACCTTTGTTtaggaggaaattaaaagactcGAATAGTGCTTTTACAGTGCTACAGAACTTTTCGAATCAAGACAAGTTGAACTCATGATTGCTGTGTTcagaaataaatgtattaatacAACGTTATATGTATGCTACTTTATTGTATATGACAATTGTAAATATTGGTGACATACTCAGTTATGCAGAAATAaaggttataattattattaaatacgtcCGTTCTTTAGACCTCACCGCTCGGTGAGTGNNNNNNNNNNNNNNNNNNNNNNNNNNNNNNNNNNNNNNNNNNNNNNNNNNNNNNNNNNNNNNNNNNNNNNNNNNNNNNNNNNNNNNNNNNNNNNNNNNNNcggtagcatagatgaatttgaacattaattctgaaaaatctagaaggaaaattgaaatttgggcttccaggtgcacgagattgatatttttagaatctatgtgcaaaatttggagatctaaatcattcccgtttttccggtatgcaatccacaagttgacatgttttgatgcgaacaaacgaacaaacacaaccctaatCTCTCTTATACAGATTACTGTTACTAATTGTATTGTTGGACCTTTTCTAAAGCATTACGTTAAGTTTATTAGTATGGAGAATATACTTTGAAGCTAATCTTGCTATTTCCCTAGGAACTTTATTCACCACTCTACTAACACAAGCACTTCACTATGGTCTCtcacatttattaaaaatcttACAGAagcaaaatatttcatcgtTATTCAAAATATGTCTTCTGCTGAAAGAGCACTGTTCAGAGCTGTCTTATTCTCTATCGAGTCTTCCATTTGATCcaatactaaattggcagttgctttactcaaacgaaaatgttaataaaaattattcttcattccagaaatattatttgaatgattagTTATCTGCCTAATATTTCTCACTTCTGGAACTAATATCACAATTTCCTAGTAATCATCAtcttaaattttattgaaaacttcaatCGCACCCTTAACATTACTCTTTTCCCTTTCTACTAATCCACAAGAACTTAAATTTTATCGCCTACagcagaatttttttttatcaacACAGCCTTTAAATATATCAATTTAAACCATATTTTTTGGTTAAAATCTCCAGTTTTGGTGTTTTTAAACATTTCTAGAGTTCAAACTTGAGACTGAGTTGAAACTGATAAACGGAAACTGAGAAACGGAATTGCTCAGATTTTGTTTACCTCAAACTTATACTGTACGAACGGGCGTGAATAAGGTGTATTTGACTTTATAATTATCAGGTTTCTTGACAAAGGAAAAgttaaatatatttgaactaACTTACGGATATTGTTCATTTTGAGAGTGAGTTTGTTGGTGTTGGCGCTTGAGTGCCTCGGAGGAGAGAGCCTTGTCGCAGATGTGGCAGAGGTACGGCTTGTCTGTCTCATGGGTTGTCTTTCGGTGATAGGCCAGGCCGGAACGACCCGAAAACTGTTTGTCGCAGTCTTTGCATTGCAACAGATTTTTACTGACAGCAGCCGGCAACTGTTTTGATTCTGcaaaaatgaatgattgatgAATACTTTATAGTGAGTGTTGCAGAGTTGAGTTAACGATGAGTTGGGGTTGGACTACAATAAAACCAATTGTCAAGCCTTCGAGTACACTAGTAAGCAGAAGCTAGAATAGAAATCGACTACCTCCGAAAACTGAAGGCAACTTCTTTCAtcaattttaaaacaaaaatccGTGACAAGACCTCCCATCATTTGTTGCCCATCGTATCGGTACTTGAGCTTGCTTTTgcaaaacaatgaaataaaaacacataccaattgataaaaatttattgcaggagaaacaataaaattcaGTGACACTGAATTTCAGAATGTCATAGCTGCAGATGAAAATTCCATCAAGTAGAACTGATTCTGATTCTTCAGTATTTCTTATCAACTAAAATTAATTCTGATGACATCCTGAATTTGGTCAGTTTTGTTGATATTAAGAAATGTTGGTTAGGCggaaaaatagagagaaagtCTGGTTGATGAGAGGGGTAAATGAGATAATTAAGTGGCAGGGGAGAAAGTTTGTAAAGGGGGAATTTCCACAATAAATCATTAGGGTGTGGGCGTTGTATTGATGTAGGTGAGTGAGGATGTTGTTTGATTGAGTTTTTCGATTAATAGATTCCAAATTCTCCAGTCAGTGCCTTTCATAAAATTCAAGTATTTTTTCACACCTTTCTAAGGTCCTAGAAGATGTAATTAATGTTTTGAGAAACTTCACCATAGGTTGCTCATCCTCTGTCTGTAACCAGATGTTTTAAGTTGTAATTATAGATTAAAATGAATAGTAAAATGAATAATGTATGAAAATGTATaatgataatatcatattatgtcCAGTATAAGATATTTTCAGTTCAGATAGTGTCCAGTTTCGCAAGTCATATCTATATCTCATTTAATGTAGGTCAGTCCTTTACTTCTATACCCTTAAGGTACCTTTCAATATATACCCTCAATTAATTTTGGGGACATCCTGAATTTGGTCAGTTTTTCTCGTATTGAGATATGATGGATAAGTGGAAAAATAGAGAGATAGCCTGGTCGTTGAGAGGGGTAGATCATACCTTTTAATGTATAATGAAAAATGtaacctaaatttgggagagaaatagtactacgagtatccttagtttttctctcccagtcAGTCCTCTcttgtataaataataaatgattaataatgaataatgttataagaataatttactCTATAGCTATAGAAAAAACAGAGAATAATTTAGAAGGGTTACCTGAATCAGCGGTTTTTGAAGACGTCTGGTGTTGTTTTCGGTGGGAGAGAAGAGCTCCAATGGAAGGCAGACTGAGTTGACAGACGCCACACTTGAAGGTGCGCCCCACCTCGTGTCGACGCATGTGCGTGCGCAGGTCAGCGTGGCGCGCAAACCATTTGTCGCACTTGAAGCACCTGTTCACAAGCAAGCACATTCCCAATTAAAGTGGTTGAGCCATTTCTATTGGACTAAGCGTCATGTACCCAGAACCAGATCAAGAGCTAAGGCAATACTCACACTACCACAACTCAAATCGCGAAACGACTCCATACATTAGCGCTCCACATGAGTGATTTGTCAACTACGATGACAAAATTTCCAATTAGGAATCCAAActaaataattctaaataatacgaacatattgccattttaataaaaactaaaacctGACTCAATCTTTCCTCagaaaaaacctaacctcaaatgaTAAGACAATCACTGTTTAGATTTTTAGCCGTTCGTGAAATCCAGATCAATCCATTGGATACTCGCGACTGAGTTTCCTTGCGATTCGACATGTTGGTCGCAAAGAGACGTGAGACTTGACTATCATGTATGCTCAATAAAGTGAGGTTAGGATTTGAAGTGGAATAGCGAGAATAAAAAAGAGAacacattcaaatttattgtaaaagaaGTGAAATTACCTATTTAACATTATCAGAGGAAAGTTTGATTAAAATAAGCATTTTAAATGAGTCAAGTTGTAAAGTTTGAAAGATGGTTATTcgcgactggagtcgtacgatttgagtggTGCTAGTGTGAGTAGTGTATAAAGGTGGGCATTGTGtaatattcacttcaaactgacagcattattaataagaacaaaacattaatgcttcccattcaaccaattctgacagtttaaattgCATCTCACCATGGATAAACAAACTGAAAAACGCAAGAGTTTGAAATGACAACTATATTGAAATCCACTTTtcacactgtcagcattccttataaatgaCATCTATACTTCCTATTCAAACAATGCAGACAGTGTCAGTTTGAAATTAATCTCAGTTCAGGTAATTTAACTGAAAGTTTAGTAGTTTAGTAGTTCTACGTTCCAAAGGGTACGCGTAGAGGTAGCTTGAGTTTAAATAGCAAAAGATGAAGCAGTACTTTACCGAAACTAAAATTAATACTGGGGTCATACTGGAAAGATAGAGTTCGAAAGAAAATAGGTTTCTAGGATGGGTTTGGAATGGTAACTGACCGAGTATTTAAAAGAAACTTAAATCAACTGAAATAAATATTGCGGTCATAAGAAAGGAAAGAAAAGGGCTTGAAATGATAACTGTTCAAGCATTCAAATGGAAAGAAAATAATGCTAGCCTAGTATTAGTAAATTTGAGATTGTATTAGCATTAGTTGAAATGATATTTATtcactttattctttattcatttatacaataagtacattatcgaaataatagggagaggaaaaataaggtaaccttgtgttttcctctcccaaattaacACATAGttatagataaaaaatatttattattatcatagttactattcatagaaataggttaagtcttgtagatcttcaatttacaaaaacatttcaatcttcaaatattttaacaaAGATATTAGAGTCACACTGGAAAGGTTGAATTTAAAGTAGCAACCCTTCATTTAACATTACTATTAAAATATGAAGTGAATTAGACTTAATTTAAAGAGCAATCCACCAAAGTGTTGGAAACTCACATTTAAGCCACACTTGAACCAGTTCGAACCATCGAACAACTGGTAAAACGGTTACTGTCTATTTGAGCAATTGTGTCTTTTTAAAACAGCGAGAATCGGTGCGGTGGGGAACAAAACGAGCGACTTACCGGTTTTTGGACAGAGAGCCGGCGCTTCGGTGTACGAGAGAGTGCTGACGCAGCAAAGCGCCACTATGGAACACTTTGCCACAACTACGACACGAGTAGGGCTTCAAACCCAGATGACTGTTGGTATGCTCCAACAGATCGGACCTAAAAACATCACTTGCTTACAAATATGACTATTATTGCACCAATTACAGAACGCACAACAGGTTACTTAAATCCAAATTCATGGAAAAAAACTGGGAAAAAATTCATATGTAACTCATGCAACAAAGTATTACTTTCAACACTGTACAAAATGACTAATGGACTGTCATTCGAGTGACCCATGATCGTTTCACTTTTTATGACGAGTTGAAGAGCAAGCAACGGAAAAACATTAATAGCCATAATCACTgacaaataaattttctatttccaattcattaaaaatataaatcataaTTCAATTAAACTAAACCTCAGTGCAGAGGGTCGctatatttcttgaaattttctgaCATCTTATTCGATACTATTTCCATACTTACATCCGTCAAATTTAATCTTTTATAAAAaccaggaataaagtacttgataGCACCGATCCTTAtggaatacctatggtaatgttACCAGGTtgacttagtgccggttgcacaaaagctggttaaatttcacgagaaccaatcagagtagccttcttttcgaaaaggccttctctgtttgattcttgtgaaattaatcacgattaaaatttaaccggctttagaGCAACTGGGCCATAATGTATAATcctttttttttgctgagggtgatgcccacatgagctctgggcttgtgcgtgggtaatgaggcggatgataatgagagatgaatgaacCAACAGTTTCAAGTGGGTTCCGAACctccgggaagcgattttacaactcatgaatcatattcagaggaatTGGCTAAAGCGGTCACACTTTCAACGGGAGTACAAGGCGTACGATTCTAAACTTATCCTAAGAGACAGCTTATCAGCATCAAGACGTAAgataccggaaaaacggaaatgatttagatctccaaattttgcacatagattctaaaaatatcaatctcgtgcacctggaagcccaaatttcaattttccttctagatttttcagaattaatgttcaaattcatctatgctaccgtactTGAAGTTTCATAGGCTACATTGTTGAGCCCTAAGTGTGTTTTTTTTATGAGGAGattataatgctgttacaagaccGTGTAGCTAAACGGTAAAACGCTagcttacggagcgatggttcctcggttcgaatcccgatgcttcccaattttttttgttcttaattttttccctcgaaacgtattattatcaattattttttgaaggaatttgttttcattacaattgaacttggattttgtCAACTTGTGCATACCgcaaaaacgggaatgatttagatctccaaattttgcacaaagattctaaaaatatcaatctcgtgcacatggaagcccaaatttcaatttttcttctatatttttcataataaatgttcaaatatcaTTTATGAGACATACTGTTTCATACGACAAATTCACAAAATCATATGATCTCAGAAGACTGAAGGATCCTGTTGTACGGCAGATGGTGAGGAATGACTTGAATGAGAGATTGAGAGGGGGTGGAGATCTGGAGAGTGTGGAGGGGGATTGGCAATTGTAAAGGAAACAGTAAAAGGTATAAAAGATCAATACCTAAGAAGGGACCCAAGGAAATGTAGGTCATGGATGACTGATGAGATACTGGAACTTATGGAACTGAGGAAGAGTCACAAAGACAATCTTGTTGAGTATAGAAGGATACATACTATCATTAGAAGAAAGATCAGGGAGGCCAAGGAGAGAGAAAAGGTTGAACAGGGTCAGGAGATAGAGCTATATCAAAGTCGCTATGATAGCTTCAATGTCCATCGTAAAGTA
Above is a window of Nilaparvata lugens isolate BPH chromosome 4, ASM1435652v1, whole genome shotgun sequence DNA encoding:
- the LOC120350792 gene encoding zinc finger and SCAN domain-containing protein 2-like, coding for MSYKETIVDNKRLCRICGQLKSDLTSLYGPSAVEMGLLRKIEDCLRIKIESTSCLPTEICRGCISNLDTCDQFVTLARNANIRLHEMYEDQMETNETTMICRYCDKKFRSPKLLNLHCSTHATASVFQCEICGNQFKNAEGLICHKRTHRALSHKKKHVCSTCDKTFRSRSDLLEHTNSHLGLKPYSCRSCGKVFHSGALLRQHSLVHRSAGSLSKNRCFKCDKWFARHADLRTHMRRHEVGRTFKCGVCQLSLPSIGALLSHRKQHQTSSKTADSESKQLPAAVSKNLLQCKDCDKQFSGRSGLAYHRKTTHETDKPYLCHICDKALSSEALKRQHQQTHSQNEQYP